The Dehalococcoidia bacterium region GGTAGAGCGAGGCCAGGCGTACCTGGAAGAGCAGGCGCGGGAGAAGGTGGTGCGGGCGGGCAAGGATGCCAGTGAGGCCCAGGTCCATGCCAAGGCCCAGACCAACTTTACCGACCCGGAGTCGCGCATCATGCACACGCCGGACGGCTTCCAGCAGTGCTACAACGCCCAGGTAGCGGTGGACGCCGAGAGTCAGGTGATCGTCGCCTGTGAGGTCTCACAAGCGCCGCCGGACGTGCAGCGCCTGCGGCCGATGCTGCAGCGGATCATCGAACTCAACGGCAGGGCGCCAGCCGAGCTAAGCGCCGACGCGGGCTATGCATCGGAGGGCAACTTCGCTGCGCTGGAGGAGGCTGGCGTCTACGCCGTCATCGCCCTGCGGCGCTACCACCGTGACGAACCGCCAGACGCCGATCCTGCGCCCGCCCGCTCCAGTAAGCGTTGGCCGCACCGTAACCGCATGCGGGAGCGCCTCTTAACCCGGGAAGGCAAAGAGAAATACAAGCTCAGGAAAAAGACGGTCGAGCCCGTGATCGGCCAGGTCAAGGCCGCGCGTGGCTTCCGTCAATTCCTCAGACGCGGCCTGGACGCCGTGAGCGCCGAGTGGTCCCTGGTCTGCACCGCCAGCAACCTGCTCAAGCTCGGTAAAGCGTGGACGTCGGCATGACGGGCACTCTTGGGCCCCGCATAAACACGCCAGGCTAACGCCGCACCAGGCTGACACCGCCGGATTGACGTGATCACCACCAGATGAGCACGACTAAAGCGACAGGCTCCTAGAGCGGTCTGCCAGGTCGCCTGAGGCCGCCTTGGCCATGATGTCGTAGACCACAGGACGGGTAACGCCAAACGCCCTTGCTGTCGCTGAGACGTTGCCGTTCACTGACCTTAGGTATTCGAGGACGGCCTCACGCGCCGTCTCCGGGCTGATGGCTCGCAGAGCTTTGTAGTCGATAATCACGGGCGCGGCTCCAGCTGCTCTGGCACATAGGGACGCCACCCCGCCAAATCCTTAAGACTAGGGCCTTCGGGCCCCCAGCCCGAGAGCTTAAGGACAGAAGCAACGTAAATCTGGTAGCCATTCCCCGCCCCTCCCGGGTGTATAGGATGTCCTGGTCCCCGCACATTACTGCCTTGCCACACTCCCTTCTCTCCCCTATTCTTTGCGCCACGCGGCAGCCAATTGCTGATCGCTGACCGCTGACCGCCAGCTTTCAGTAGCCGAAGCCGACCGCTCCTTCCCGGCGAAGGAAGACCCGAAGGCCGACTCCGACTCATGCGCCCGGGCGCGGCCGCCCGAAGTTCCCTGGAGGTCTTCGAGTGCCCTTCGCCGACAAAACACTCACCTGCGCCGACTGCGGGCGCCAGTTCCTGTTCTCGGCGGACGACCAGGAGTTCTTCGCCTCGAAGGGCTACCTGGAGCCAAAGCGCTGTCCCTCGTGCCGCGCCAGCCGCCGCGCCTCATCGGGCGGAGGACAGCGCCTGGAGGCGCCCGCGTCCGCGAGACCCCCGCGCCAGCTCTACGATGCCGTCTGCGCCAACTGCGGCCGCCCGACTCAGGTGCCCTTCCAGCCGCGCGGCACGCGTCCGGTCTACTGCCGCGACTGTTACCAGACCCTCGGCGCGCCGACGGGCGCCCCGCGCCGGCCGTGAGGAGGGGAGGCAGCGCGCTGGCTGGGGGAGCGCGGCAGGCCCGTCGCCCCTGCTCACAGGCCTGAGACCGCCTCTTTTGGCCTGCTCGCCCGCCGTACCTCTATCCGCCATGCTCGGTAGCCACCCCAACGTTGACGGCCTTTTCAGCGCTTTGTTATAGTCAACCCCACAGTTGAGGAAGGTTTGCTTCATAGTCACTGACGGCGGCTCGCGATAGCTCGGGAACTCCGCGTCAACGAGCGGATTAGGGCAAGAGAAGTCCTCGTAATCGGGGAAGATGGCGAGCGCCTTGGCGTGCTCCCTCTCTATCAGGCCCTAGACCTCGCCCGCGAGCGCGACCTTGACCTGGTCGAAGTCGCGCCCACGGCGAATCCTCCTGTCTGCCGTCTCATGGACTACGGCAAGTTCAAGTACGAGCAGGCCAAGAAGGACCGCGAGTCCCGCAAGTCGCAGCACTCCTCCACCCTGCGCGAGATCCGCATGCGCCCCACCACTGACACCCATGACCTCGAAATGAAGGCCAAGCTGGCCGAGAAGTTCCTCCGCGGCGGCGACAAGGTGAAGGTCACGGTGATGTTCCGCGGCCGGCAGATGGTGCATCCGGAGGTCGGGCGCAGCGTGCTCGACCGCGTGGCGGAGAAACTCAAGGACGTGTCCGTAATCGAAAAGCCCGCTAATATGGAAGGACGCTTCCTCTCGGTCATCCTCGCACCCGGCAAGGAGAAGGCGCAGAAGGAAGCGGTCGAAGCCTAGACCGCCGGTTATTCCCCAGAGGGACAACGGCACCAGGGGGCCTGAGCCAGCAATGCCCAAATTGAAGACACACAAGGGCGCCAAGCGGCGCTTCTACATAACCGGCACAGGCAAGGTCATGCACCGCAAGGGCAGCCGCAGCCACCTGCGCACGCGCAAGTCCAAGCGCGCCCTCCTGAAGATGACCGGAAAGATGATGGCGTCCGCCCCGGCGCAGAAGCGGGTGCGCCGCCTGCTGCCCTACGGCCTGCCCTGACGACGGAGAGGTAACGAAGCCATGCCCCGAGTAAAGAGAGGCGTCACCGGACGCGCGCGTCACAAGAAGATCGTCGCGATGGCGAAGGGCCACAAGGGCCAGCGCCACCGCCTCTTCCGCCGCGCCAACGAGTCGATGCTCCACGCCCTGGACTACTCGACCCGCGACCGCTACGACCGCAAGGGCCAGATGCGCCGCCTCTGGATCGCCCGCATAAACGCCGCCGCCCGGCTGAACGGCATCTCCTACAGCCAGCTGATCAACGGCCTCAACCGCGCGGGCATCGAAGTCGACCGCAAGATGATGGCTGACCTCGCCGTGCGGGACGCGAACGCCTTCGCGGCGATCGCGCAGGCCGCGAAGGCCGCTCTGCCCTAGCGTCGACGGCACGGACTCGAGGGTGAATGGTAGGGTGGACGCGGGCGAATGCGCCGCAAGGCCAGACTTTGCGGTCCAACCTCGATAGGTCATCCCAGTGCGTTCGCCCCTGCCTCCGACCGCCGCCGTCCTCGCATTCATCGACCGGATCAACCAGACCGATCTGGAAGGCCTGCTTGCCCTCATGACGGATGACCACTATCTGAAAGTGATGGACGAAGCGCCCCTGCGCGGCAAAGAAGCGCAGCGCCCGGCCTGGGACGGCTACTTCACCGCCTACCCGGACTACGTCATCTACCCGTCGCGCATCGCCGCCTCCGGGGCCACCGTCGCCGTGCTCGGTACGACGACCGGCTCGCACCTCGGCCTGCCGGACGAGGCGGAGATGAAACTGACGGTGATTTGGAGGGCAGAAGTGCGGGACGGCCTGCTGGCGTCCTGGGAGGTCCTGGAAGACACGCCTGGCGCCCGCGAGGCGCTCGGGCTCGCTTAGCTGCCGGGTCCTCGCATGAGCCGTTCCGCCAGCTCCTCGATGTACGGGCGC contains the following coding sequences:
- a CDS encoding IS1182 family transposase, producing the protein MASTKAYRAERGRPPFHPEAMVGLLLYGACRGVYSSRRLQAACLENVSFLYLTDWARPDFHTICSFRKRFQEELKGLFGQVLELCRQAGLVRLGHVSLDGTKVRANASKHKAMSYERLLAKRKSLEEEIEGWFERAEREDAEEDEEHGPDDDGFSLPEGWEETLKRLGKVERGQAYLEEQAREKVVRAGKDASEAQVHAKAQTNFTDPESRIMHTPDGFQQCYNAQVAVDAESQVIVACEVSQAPPDVQRLRPMLQRIIELNGRAPAELSADAGYASEGNFAALEEAGVYAVIALRRYHRDEPPDADPAPARSSKRWPHRNRMRERLLTREGKEKYKLRKKTVEPVIGQVKAARGFRQFLRRGLDAVSAEWSLVCTASNLLKLGKAWTSA
- a CDS encoding CxxC-x17-CxxC domain-containing protein, which gives rise to MPFADKTLTCADCGRQFLFSADDQEFFASKGYLEPKRCPSCRASRRASSGGGQRLEAPASARPPRQLYDAVCANCGRPTQVPFQPRGTRPVYCRDCYQTLGAPTGAPRRP
- the infC gene encoding translation initiation factor IF-3, coding for MARELRVNERIRAREVLVIGEDGERLGVLPLYQALDLARERDLDLVEVAPTANPPVCRLMDYGKFKYEQAKKDRESRKSQHSSTLREIRMRPTTDTHDLEMKAKLAEKFLRGGDKVKVTVMFRGRQMVHPEVGRSVLDRVAEKLKDVSVIEKPANMEGRFLSVILAPGKEKAQKEAVEA
- the rpmI gene encoding 50S ribosomal protein L35, which codes for MPKLKTHKGAKRRFYITGTGKVMHRKGSRSHLRTRKSKRALLKMTGKMMASAPAQKRVRRLLPYGLP
- the rplT gene encoding 50S ribosomal protein L20, whose amino-acid sequence is MPRVKRGVTGRARHKKIVAMAKGHKGQRHRLFRRANESMLHALDYSTRDRYDRKGQMRRLWIARINAAARLNGISYSQLINGLNRAGIEVDRKMMADLAVRDANAFAAIAQAAKAALP
- a CDS encoding nuclear transport factor 2 family protein → MRSPLPPTAAVLAFIDRINQTDLEGLLALMTDDHYLKVMDEAPLRGKEAQRPAWDGYFTAYPDYVIYPSRIAASGATVAVLGTTTGSHLGLPDEAEMKLTVIWRAEVRDGLLASWEVLEDTPGAREALGLA